A window of Cydia strobilella chromosome 10, ilCydStro3.1, whole genome shotgun sequence genomic DNA:
tttaaatatggataaatgattttttttatttgcattaattatttttatgattttgacccatgttcttttactgatatgcgttaaaattgttaaataacaaacgaaaccgtcaacgccatctatacgacagttggccaaagctagtagcgccctctgaacgagaatcaaattttcttgattttcgaggcatgttttttccttagactgtatctatctattacggaatttacggagttatatctatctttggtgttggtgagcggatgataagggttttgtaagggtatttgggctaccgattacacaaatgtgtgtacacaaatataagggtttttaaaagcaaaatgaagggtttcgtctggcaaagggtatggtgagttaagccttatgcaatacccttataaacccggataagggatagcgggccggtccctggttataTAATAGGTAATCCTAAGcatgcttatttatttataagcagAGAGAATGTCAGTGATATGATTAAAgtttgcataatttctgacaccCACATTAAAAGGTTAACTTGCAATGATTGCTAATAATTTGATTAGATTAAATCTTTTAAACCAGTTTTCAATGCCAAATTGAGTTGGAAGCAAATTGGGTTggttatgtatttaattttgatgACAATGCAATGTTATGGTATCATCAAGCTGGCCTAACATAACATGGCCAagctttgtaataaaaaaaataatcctCATAATGACTGTGTAAAGTGTACCCAAAGTGTGTCTGGAAATTATCACTCTTCTAGCGATAAGACTGCATGTTGTCTACCTTAGTTTACTTTATATGCTTCGTTTGTATATACTGTTTCAATTGTTATTAGTgagcaaaaaataatatttgtattttattgtattctgACGTTGGAAAtgtattgaaaattaaatttatttaaaagattaCTACTAATTACAGGTGGTACCATGCACATGTTGCAATTCAGTCCAGTCTTCAAACTCGCTCATCCGAAAAGAAACTAGCAATATGGGAGTACAAACGAAAATGAAAACAAGTAAGGAAGTATCACTACAAGCAAAAGTGAAACTCCTGGAGTTGAGACTCAGAAGGCGAGATGCAAAAATCAGCTACATGCAAACAGTTTTAAACATGATCAAGAAACATACTAAAGGTACAGACGTGGAGTACAAGTTATGTTGTGAACTGCAGAATATTTCCGAGTTTTCAGAGACAATTGAGAGTAATCAAAAggataaaagaaaaagtaatagaagtaaaattataaatggtACAGTTGAAAGTCCTGTTAGCGAAGTATCAAGTGGCGATGAAGATACTTGTACGTTTTTTGAAGTGGTACATAGTCCTAATTTAAAGGCCTACAATGGATTTAGTTGAAATCGACTAAGTTACAATCCTTAGATTCTTTAGCAACATTTTTAGGTCCGTGTCACTAATTAATTTGGTAATTTTCATTCGG
This region includes:
- the LOC134745020 gene encoding uncharacterized protein LOC134745020, with the translated sequence MSKCAVIGCKSEHNPFNSGVTFHRVTRNKKYLPLWERVVKIKSKSVHAKICSLHFKELDFVEGRGCRVLKPGAVPSINIVEKDSSTDDDDDNEKLSLLKRALSTHQGEYSTTGGVENTTQSDSDEYDHNPILPQNFQMVVPCTCCNSVQSSNSLIRKETSNMGVQTKMKTSKEVSLQAKVKLLELRLRRRDAKISYMQTVLNMIKKHTKGTDVEYKLCCELQNISEFSETIESNQKDKRKSNRSKIINGTVESPVSEVSSGDEDTCTFFEVVHSPNLKAYNGFS